The Canis lupus familiaris isolate Mischka breed German Shepherd chromosome X, alternate assembly UU_Cfam_GSD_1.0, whole genome shotgun sequence genome has a segment encoding these proteins:
- the LOC119868516 gene encoding embryonic testis differentiation protein homolog B-like, with amino-acid sequence MEKENPEFKPSPSTTSDEKNEKTSGRSKQTVPTKNVLHFLLERQLGRHQSDVDLSRWLWMLT; translated from the coding sequence atggagaaagaaaacCCTGAATTCAAACCCAGCCCATCTACAACcagtgatgaaaaaaatgagaagacaagtgGACGCTCAAAGCAAACCGTGCCCACCAAGAACGTGTTGCACTTTTTACTGGAGAGGCAGCTGGGGAGGCACCAGAGTGATGTGGATCTGTCTAGGTGGCTGTGGATGCTGACATAG